The Arachis hypogaea cultivar Tifrunner chromosome 19, arahy.Tifrunner.gnm2.J5K5, whole genome shotgun sequence genome has a window encoding:
- the LOC112777661 gene encoding putative lipid-transfer protein DIR1 gives MGSKSSWSMVALAIMALSVVAMLDGCMAQSFCNTSLPELFNCKPAVTPPNPSPPTPECCAVVAKADLKCLCGLKNSPLVPTLGIDLNLAFQLPAKCNLSLPPQC, from the coding sequence atGGGTTCAAAATCATCATGGTCAATGGTGGCACTAGCAATAATGGCATTAAGTGTGGTTGCAATGCTTGATGGTTGCATGGCGCAATCGTTCTGCAACACGTCACTTCCAGAGTTGTTCAACTGCAAGCCGGCCGTGACGCCGCCAAATCCTTCGCCGCCGACTCCAGAGTGCTGCGCGGTGGTGGCAAAGGCGGACCTGAAATGTCTTTGCGGATTAAAGAATAGCCCCTTGGTGCCAACTCTGGGGATCGATCTAAACCTCGCCTTTCAACTCCCTGCAAAGTGTAACCTGTCTCTCCCTCCTCAATGTTAA
- the LOC112777616 gene encoding uncharacterized protein: MMWAFASNALSNIRVKRIPSVSSHTCAVSAECSDDESCSNASRDEGLECPICWESFNIVENVPYVLWCGHSLCKNCVLGLQWAVVTFPSQQIKIPFFISCPWCHLLSFRLIYNGNLKFPCKNYFLLWMVESMNGDRQRLVSTCMDSQPVWTPKSYILENQATNSNLIRASLCNYTGRQEPNIVGGRGRHRHPFSLNKSLDFFIHFTSKFPLVITFLLIAFFAVPCSAIILVLYLLVTILFAIPSFLVLYFACPMMHKLVRNITS; the protein is encoded by the coding sequence ATGATGTGGGCTTTTGCATCAAATGCCCTTTCGAACATTAGAGTGAAAAGAATCCCAAGTGTGTCAAGTCATACTTGTGCAGTTTCAGCAGAATGCTCTGATGATGAGTCCTGCTCTAATGCCAGCAGAGACGAAGGACTAGAATGCCCCATATGCTGGGAATCCTTCAACATAGTTGAGAATGTGCCTTATGTCTTATGGTGTGGTCACAGTCTCTGTAAGAACTGTGTACTAGGACTTCAGTGGGCTGTGGTGACGTTTCCTTCTCAACAAATCAAGATTCCGTTCTTCATTTCATGTCCATGGTGCCACCTGTTATCATTCCGTTTGATTTATAATGGAAATCTCAAGTTTCCTTGCAAGAATTACTTCCTTCTTTGGATGGTTGAGAGCATGAATGGTGATAGGCAAAGGCTCGTTTCCACCTGCATGGACAGCCAACCAGTTTGGACTCCAAAGAGCTACATTCTGGAAAACCAAGCTACTAATTCTAACCTCATTAGGGCTTCATTATGTAATTACACTGGAAGGCAGGAACCTAACATTGTTGGTGGTCGGGGCAGACACAGACACCCTTTTTCCCTTAACAAATCTCTGGATTTCTTCATTCACTTCACGTCCAAGTTCCCATTGGTCATCACTTTCCTTCTGATTGCATTTTTCGCAGTTCCGTGCAGTGCCATTATTTTAGTCCTGTACTTGCTTGTCACTATTCTTTTTGCTATCCCATCATTCCTCGTATTGTACTTTGCATGCCCAATGATGCACAAGCTAGTAAGAAATATAACCTCTTGA
- the LOC112777029 gene encoding putative lipid-transfer protein DIR1 translates to MGSKSSWSMVALAIMALSVVAMLDGCMAQSFCNTSLAELFKCKPAVTPPNPSPPTPECCAVVAKADLKCLCGLKNSPLVPTLGIDLNLAFQLPAKCNLSLPPQC, encoded by the coding sequence atGGGTTCAAAATCATCATGGTCAATGGTGGCACTAGCAATAATGGCATTAAGTGTGGTTGCAATGCTTGATGGTTGCATGGCGCAATCGTTCTGCAACACGTCACTTGCAGAGTTGTTCAAGTGCAAGCCGGCCGTGACGCCGCCAAATCCTTCGCCGCCGACTCCAGAGTGCTGCGCGGTGGTGGCAAAGGCGGACTTGAAATGCCTTTGCGGATTAAAGAATAGCCCCTTGGTGCCAACTCTGGGGATCGATCTAAATCTCGCCTTTCAGCTCCCTGCAAAATGTAACCTGTCTCTCCCTCCTCAATGTTAA